In Salmo salar chromosome ssa14, Ssal_v3.1, whole genome shotgun sequence, the sequence GTCAttggtagtgtactacatagcgaatggggtgccatttgggatgcggacTAGCTCTGTTCTATTTCATCAGAGCACTGCTGGGGAACAAGTTAGTTAATGCATATGAATGGGCTTCTCCTAAAGCAGCTGTGACTGAATAATAAATCATAGTTATCAACTTGAAATGCTCCACACAACCTCAGATGACAGACAATATTTTATAGCGGCTGACTTTGACTAAGAATCGTAACGGAGAGCGAGTGGAGGAGCCAGAGGGAGTCGTTTCTGACATTTGAGTCAGGGCAGTTTTAGGAGTTGGACTGTAGGAGGCAGCAAGCACCAAATGAAATATAACTATCTGTTGGGAAATTCACTTCAATGGTTCATGTTCATTTTATGCTTTatggtgttatatatatatatatatatatctctctaacAGCACCACAACAGTGTATGTACTGTAATGTGATGAGTACAAAAGGCAAAATGTGTGCTAACCAGTCCTAAACGTGACCAGATGATGATTGACAATGAGCCATTGGATTACATGTCCCTTTACAACTACTTCTGACTGTAGTTTTCCTATGTGTCGTCTGATAGGAGGTCCTCTGAAGCCGGGCTTTGGGTTCCCAGCTTTCAGTGGCATCGCCCGGCTTACCTGGCTGGTAGATCTGTTTGGAGAGCTGTCTGTCACCGCTGCCAGCATGGAGGAAGACCAGGAGAACAAGTACATGAAGATGACCACTCAACTCATGACTAAAGAGCAGAAGTATGTACTGTACATTAGAATCAAGTAATATTATCAGATAATGTGTCGTTCACAACACCTCAAACCTAGCTATTCAGTCAGCACCAAACATAATTGCCTTTAttacatctaaaaaaaaaaatactggtaGTCCAGCCCTGAAACTTTGGGTTAACTATAACCTCCTTGTAACATCTTATGGTTTTAATACAGGCCTCTCACGTGGATTGAGGAGCGGGGTCCTGGCCTGCCCAGAGTGAAGAATATCAACTTCTGCTTTGACTCATGCACCATGACCCAGCTTCCCCCGGCTGCCAGGGAGCCGGTGGGTCTCTTCATGCAGGACCTGGTGCTCTTCAGTCAGAAGCTGCTGGGCCAGGTGCCCCGTGACCAGCTCCATGCCGAGCGCCACAGGGTCCTCCACTGTCTGGAGCTGGCCGACCGCATCCAGCAGCTGAGCCAGCAAGGCCAGGGATCAGCCCAGGACGCCTAGAGACACAGTGGGGTCCGAGCCTACCGGGGGGCCCCAGCAAAATTACAGTAACTtttccaaaattcccaggttttccagaaattctgtttttctttttcaaCCCTAAGCCTACTGGTAGATGTCCAAGTGCACAAGATCCGGCCATAAATAAGCCTTCTAGAGTACAGCTACTGTAACATGCTGTACTACTGACAGATGCACTTGCAACATCTTTGAAATGTTAAGGGATTTTATTCATAAATGAGGGAAAGGAGATGTGCAATGCCTTTCAGAAAACAAATAGGTCTCTAAGGCATGTCAGCTTATTATATTAGGGTTAGGCTGTTACTCACAACAGACCTCACATGTACTACATCTTCACATTGATGAAAGGTCCGTTAATGGTTTGATGTTTGCATTGTTACTTATTCAAGTTAATCTACATTACATGTACTATAACATTCTGGTGGTTGAACACAGCTCACGATGCATTAGCTGGTGGTGCTTTTATATGTTCATGACTTATTTATCTCATATGACATTTATTGACTTGTGTTGTTTAGCTACCGTGCACTCAGAAGTGGAAAGCAAAACCGTGTCATACCGATCCTTGCATGTTCAAATCATTCACGCTCTACAATAGGTGTTTGCCTGATACCTCAGGTAAATATTGCACTGGTGAATATTTAGATAGCTCTGGCAGGTGAAAGTGTGTTATTTACACTGCAACTTCAAAGTTGTCAAAATGTTGTTAGACTGCAATTGGCACATCTGTTTTGAAGTATTATTTGAGTAATGTTCATTACTTGGAGAGGGAGTGTATTATCATGTGATGACAAATTGACAGTGTTGCTTTATTCTATTTATTCAACCATAAAGCGCCGTTTTCATTTACAAAGACGTGACGCCACGGCTGAAAACACTTCCCTGGTGTTGGCACTAAATAAATCACTCTTGTGATTGTTCTTGCAACGCGCTtcccttccccttcctctctgtttcaAAACTACTTCTGCATGGCTGATGGTCACGAAACTTAAAGACAAAATCTTCTTTGTGTATGTGAAAAATTGTACTGTACACTCCAAAAAGTCTTAAGGTTGCAATTCGATGGTAGAACGTCTCCCCAGTGACCATCCCTCTGAATGGGGCCACAACAGAAACCAGTATTTCAACCATCTCCAAATTAGTGTTGTATTTAATTCCGGGATGCTGACAGACTGAATTTGTGCCTTAGTGGCCTGCTCAGTTCCCTCCATCGTTAACATCCAAGTCAGTCCCATCTAATGATGTCTATGGTTCCATCCCGTGTCACACAagtacacactacccagtgtggTTTGGACACTTTTTTAACTGGGTGTCACTTGAGTGTTATTAGCAATTTATAGGGAGAGAAAATGACATTTCTTTATCAGTTGAAGAGGGAGAATTGTACTGTTATATTGGATTATAATGCCTGAATGTTTACATGTTTTGAGTGTATTGTAACTGTATAGTTTGCTATAATATTCATAATTTGCTGTTATCCATATTAATAAAGTGTGCCTGATTGATCATCTTGCATGATTCTGGCTTTACATCCTTGATGAAATAGTCACAAGGTGTCATAATAGTAAATGGGACTTATAGAGCGCTTTTCAAGGACCCAAAGTCactacaaaaacaaacaaattaaCAGGAGTcaaaacatcagactaaacaagaACATGAATAGAGGGGCTCAAGGAAGGGAAAGAGTGTGATGTATTAGTGTATGGGTTGGGATTTGGATACTAACACGGTTTAGGGTAAGGCTTTGGGTTAGGTGCTGCTCAttatggtgaagagaggagggtttttgtagtgtatttctttgtgtgtgggggggggggcttaagGGTAGGCTTTGTCAAAGAGGTGGGGCTTTGGGATGGACTGAAAGATGCTGATGGACTTAGAGCCACAGATTACTGGAGGGAGGAGCaaccctggagaaggccctgCCGCCCAAGCTCTGGAGCTTTGCCCTGGGGATGACGAGGTGGCCTGCTGTGATGGAACAGAGTGCGCGTGTAGGTTGGTAGGGGAGAAGAAGGTCTGAGaaggttttttatttattatggatccccattactcttcctggggtccagcaaaatgaaggcagttatacactaatctactaccacatatcttcaacacaaaatccatgtgtgtgtgtgtatagtgtgtgtgtctcttcacagtccctgctgttcatataaggtgtatttttatgttttttaaatctgattttgcTGCATGAGTCACTTGCTTTGGAATATAATTCTATGTAGtcgtggctctatgtagtactgtgcacctcccatagtctgttctggacttggagattgtgaagagacctctggtggtatgtcttgtggggtatgggtgtctgagctgtgtgctagtagtttaaacagacagctcggtgcattcaacatgtcaatacttcccACAACAAAAAGTAGTGATTAAGTCAATCTCTCTATTTTGagtcaggagagactgacatatatattattcatgttagctctccatgtacgtttaagggccagccgtgctgccctgttctgggccaattgtacactcactactttacattgtagtaaagtgtaatttcttcagtgttgtcacatgaaaagatatactcaaatatttacaaaaatgtgaggggtgtactcacttttgtgagacactgtatatatttattaaaacaattccatatagctatGTAGTACCACCCTCTCATCCTTACAAACCCTTGCTCCCCCAAGCCAAGATTATCACCACCTCCCATCCTTGTCTTCTCTTACCCACCCAGGCCTAGTTAATCACCACCTCCCATCCTTGTCCTCTCTTACCCACCCAGGCCTAGTTTATCACCACCTCCCATCCTTGTCCTCTCTTACCCACCCAGGCCTAGTTAATCACCACCTCCCATCCTTGTCTTCTCTTACCCACCCAGGCCTAGTTAATCACCACCTCCCATCCTTGTCTTCTCTTACCCACCCAGGCCTAGTTAATCACCACCTCCCATCCTTGTCTTCTCTTACCCACCCAGGCCTATTTAATCACCACCTCCCATCCTTGTCTTCTCTTACCCACCCAGGCCTAGTTAATCACCACCTCCCATTCTTGTCCTCTCTTACCCACCCAGGCCTAGTTAATCACCACCTCCCATCCTTGTCTTCTCTTACCCACCCAGGCCTAGTTAATCACCACCTCCCATCCTTGTCTTCTCTTACCCACCCAGGCCTAGTTAATCACCACCTCCCATCCTTGTCCTCTCTTACCCACCCAGGCCTAGTTAATCACCACCTCCCATCCTTGTCTTCTCTTACCCACCCAGGCCTAGTTTATCACCACCTCCCATCCTTGTCTTCTCTTACCCACCCAGGCCTAGTTTATCACCACCTCCCATCCTTGTCCTCTCTTACCCACCCAGGCCTAGTTTATCACCACCTCCCATCCTTGTCTTCTCTTACCCACCCAGGCCTAGTTAATCACCAGCTCCCATCCTTGTCTTCTCTTACCCACCCAGGCCTAGTTAATCACCAACTCCCATCCTTGTCTTCTCTTACCCACCCAGGCCTAGTTTATCACCACCTCCCATCCTTGTCTTCTCTTACCCACCCAGGCCTAGTTTATCACCACCTCCCATCCTTGTCTTCTCTTACCCACCCAGGCCTAGTTAATCACCACCTCCCATCCTTGTCTTCTCTTACCCACCCAGGCCTAGTTTATCACCACCTCCATCTTTCCCCCCCTCCCTTCTTCTCAGACACATTTACACCCCTCTATACATTTACTTACTGATCCATTCACCTTCAATCACACACAACATATACCCTATACCTCCGCACACCCATTCTCTCCCGCCCGCCCTCCTACACATATTCATATTcaccctccttcactctcccatTCATATGCACatacaccacctacacacacacacccactcacaaactctcgcccacacacacacacacacacacaattatttaCAATTAGTGACTTACGTGCTTATATTTCCTCTTTTATATTTTCTTTTCGTGTCCATGTATCTCATTGGCAACGGCTAATTCTATCATTACCTCCTAGAGAAGAACAGTTACTTGGGGACAATAGAGTATAGAttgtattggggggggggggatattgtCTCAATTTACAATTAGCTGGTCCTGGGCATCACTGTATGTAGCCCAGTATACTTATCGCTTTTTCTGTGCTCCCTTTCATACCCATAGTACTGTCGTGAATCGGAGTTGAGACTTGGTACCTTTTTTCTCTAGTGACTGTCTGATCGGAATGGATCTCTGGTGTTTTTTCCTCAGCTTAGCAGACAGGTCCTGGAAGAATCTAATGGACTGACCATGGATTTTGATTTCCTTTCCCTCCTGTGCCTTCAGAATGTTGGCTTTGGTCTTACAGTTCCACAGCTTAAACATGACCATAAAAGGATATTTAGCGTTCTTCTGTTTCACGCTGATCCGATGGCATCGCTCCAGATTCTACGTTGATACATCCATGTCAATCTCCTCCTATATCAGCATGATCACGTAGCTGGAAAGGTCTCATTTTTCCTCATCTCCTAGTATGAACAATATTCTCATATTATTTTGTCTCATTctggttttagagaatttgaagtTAGGATAACCAAGTTGGTCTTGTAGCTTGTAGGGGCTGGGCCATTTAGTATAGCAACCACTGTATTTCTATGGTTGTCATTCAAACCAATGTTAATTTATGCCAATTTAAAATGTATAGTTCCAAAAGTATACATAGTATCATATATCCTTTGACAAGAAATCTAAGTTGGGCCAGTCTGAACATCTCAATGTTGGTTTGGTGTTGATAGCTTAAATGGTGTATGAGAAAGGTCCCAGAATTGTAGCTTTTTTTGACCATCCAAGTCTAtaggcctttttttttttacattgaaatGCATTGGTAGATCATTTAAATGTTGTTATAGTTCAAAAAGTTTCAATTCTATAAAAAAAATCTCAAGCAATCTGAGTTGGGGCAGTCTTAAATCTTTAAACTCCAGAGATTTCAGCTCTAGAGCTGGCTAAAGAAATCTAATAATAATGACTTTGTAAGAAATCAAGAGTTGTGCCATGTGTTCAGCAAGCACATCTAATGAGTAAACACTGCTACTAAACAGGTACCAGAGAGAAGTGTCAGTCAAGCATGATGCCAGCAGACACTCTTGCCCGGGAATGACATTGCGCTAATTGCCAGTGACAATCTCAACTGTGAAGAACAGATCAGCTCCAATTGCTTGACTGTCTGAAGCCACACCGATTGACAGCGCATGACTTTAAGCAGGCAACCACCAATAATAAAGCATTGTAGAGGCCTGCATGAGAACTATTCTGTATTGATGTTTCACAAGCACACATAGCTAGCTGTTGCAACCCGGACCCAGGGCAATGATAGTGGTCTGATCTGAGATATATGGTTGCCAGGCGATGGACATGCGTGTTGCTCCTGCATGCGCCATCTACTTCTGTTGTGAGACTTACAGAGAGTAACTGATGGTGATCAGAGAGAACACTATGGGTTACTCATGAAACATTTAGACAAGATGGATACACACCCACACCAATAAGATCAGAAAATATCTTCATGTATTAAACCCTTCATTCATTACTCATTACTCTTACAAATGACAAAACCTATAtagcagaggtattcaactcttaccctacaaggtcccgagcctgctggttttgtgtcccaggtctaaatcagtccctgataagAAGGGAACAAAGAAAAAGcccagtggaactggctttgaggtgcAGAGTTGAGTTTGGGGGCTCTGTAGCATTGCGTTGCATACTGCATATGATTTGTGTGATCTAAATGTTGTGACACAGAAGTTATGACAGTGTGGAGTCATAGCCTGTCATTggttaaaaaaacaaatgttctgaATGAATGGTCTGCGAGCGCTTTCAAGCAGTGCTTCTGCGTCCTTGAGTGCAGTGTTCCTAGGGATACTGTAGGGGCGTGTCATGTGGATCATGATCATCTTTACGTGTATGTGTACAGAGGGAAAAGCCGTACGTTTGTAAAGATAATATGTACAATACGATTTGATGCTAAAGCTAATTGCCAGTGACAAACTCAACTGTGAAGAACAGATCAGCTCCGATTGCTTGACTGTTTGAAGCCGCACCAACCAATGGCACCGATTGACAGCgcaaaataaacatagaacagtcGTGGCCCGTGTCTCGCCAAACTCCAAACGCACTATGCGACGAGATGGACAAAGAATGATTTCTATGTCTTATGAATTTTGGATTATCACGGTGTTTAGGTGAACAAGGCTACTGTCCGGTGTTGACATCTCGTGAATTATGGCAGTTCTGTATGGAATCATATTTCTGTTTTGGTTAGTGGATGAGGTGAGTATCTGATATTTATAGTCATAAATTCAATCAATGTGAAAATGAAGAATTATTGCCCTCTTTTTGCTTCTGTCTCGTTGGTCTCTCAAATATGAATTAAAGCCCTGGGGTTTATTGAATGTCAACATAACAATGTGCCTTGCTGCTGCAGAAATTGTAGGCTATTGAAAACTATTAAGGCCTATGAAAGTTAGGCAGTTATGTAAGGTTACATAAGTCAGTGGTATATCGAAGGCTATTCTGTAGTAATGTATTAAGATCTATTTTATGTTCTTGAAATGAAACATTATTTTGAAAAATTCAACATTCATAACAATCTTACTGGGCTCATATTTACATCAGCCTGGATCATATCATACCACAAAATGAATTAGTTTGCCCTTGTCTTGCTGCTGATCATTTGGTTCCATCAAATAAGATACAACACACACCAGTGGTGGTTGATGACGTTTAAGATGAGGAAGGATGATTTTTGTTTTATGAACATGtcctattacagcatattggatgactgtcattcatattccattcacccagctcaatgtaacatcgataggtttaggctactacatgatactcatactaggttgctacaacctagcctatgaatgaaagtttacaacgtaggtgagagaattttgagtaatcaaggtgacagacagtgccacattcaataccgccttgcacacttttgcgtgcatctagctgatctagggtgtaatcaataGTCCAACATCTGCAAACAAGAGTTTTGAGTGGACAAATTCAGATATAGTTATAcatgttttgttccgtttgcttccatttaaaaaaagtttttcaacagaaaAGGCACAATGAAAACACCCCtgatcacgcacaaacacaattAATTTTCATAGCAACCACATACGAACAGCTTCTTGTATATATAATTCCATCTATCtaggtgaaaaaacctttccaagccaaaccttcatatcatgaccactaaccgctacacacagcctacatcattgtcacgtcatagtcaacatagctactagaactaacgcttTAGTAAACCacaacaatcatgcagtacagtgtacagtctgcAGCAAGcactttagcagttacaccggtgggccctggtggtaataaattaataaaaccaaaacgtACCttaacttggaagagttccagtgttggatacccattgccagctagctaacatagcatccgaccctgtttgagccgggtgtttgagtaggctaaattagctagctgcattcgacgctagctaagtaagtgaaagtgaaaaagatATATGCTGTGAAATAtagttaactctctctctcttgcttctccttaattttgaaattaattaatttgttcaaaactgttcaactattgtctttctctctctttgagtcaactactcaccacatttttaCACTGTAGTGCtatctagctgtagcttatgctttcaatacttgattaattctctgatcctttgattgggtggacaacatgtcagctcatgctgcaagagctctgataggttggaggacgtcctccggaagttgtcataattactgtgtaagtctatggaaggggttgagaaccctaggttttgtattgaagtcaatgtacccagaggaggacagaagctagctgtccccTGGCTACACCATTGTGCTagcctacagagtgctgctgagactACTGTAAACCtttattgcaaaacagtgtgttttaatcaataatTTGGTGACgtaaatatatttagtatagttttatctaaaaaggatcacCTTCtttaatgtttcacaatttttatttttatgaaatttgctgagtaggatggtcctccctttcctcctctgaggagcctccactgacacacacactaacacacacgagGCAGCTCTTCCTCTGCTAACCATTGTTAATTGTCACTGAGCTGAAGCAGTGACAAACAGCTCTTTGTGGTCCTTTCCGTGACCACAAAGGCAGGCTCCAGTCCTGCTCAGGGGCTGCCTTTGTGTCTCCCTGCCATGACTGTATTTGGAAGGGACACCCTGCTAGCTGCAATTGACCGTGGACACAAACATCCACCTGGCAGGCTGGTGTGGAAAAAAGGCTGGAGTGTTTCCCACAATTACTCCCATCAAACAAGGGCCAATGCTAGCTGGCTCGCCTCACAGGTCACACATGCCTTAAATGGTGATGGAAGGACATCAAACAAAGTGGATGTCTCATCATCATACAAGCCAGAGCCTCAGAAAAGAACACAGTGGAATAGTTTGTGATTATGCCCAGTGAGGACAGTAATAGTGAGTCCACAGCCTGTTTTTCTCCAGGACCTCATTTAGAGGCTTGTTATACACAAAGCCCTAGGCCTGGTCTGACAGAGGCTGCATTGTATGTGTGCAGAGTGGGTTCTGGTCTCGTCTGGACTTTGCAGTCAGTGGTTCACAATCATCTTGAGTTGGCCTCTGAACATAGAGCATGAAATAGAAGTTTGGTTCATGAAATATGAACTTTGCTTACAGTAAGTGATATTTATAATACCAATGTTAAGGACAAGACAACCAAGTCCTGTTTGGTGGTTACATTTGGCACATCACAGAGAAATTCAACTACAAGGAATTagtaagggctgtctgaagagagagtggaccaaaacgcagcagagttagtgttcatcatatttaattataaaatggaacactatacaaatacaaaatgagaaactgacagccaacagtcctgtcaggtgaaatactgaacagaaacaattacccacaaaacccaaaggaaaaacatgctccttatgtgtgactcccaatcatgaacaacgagcttcagctgtgcctgattgggagtcacacacacacacggcccaaaacaaagaaatacaaaaacatagaaaaaggaacatagaacgcccacccaatgtaacaccctggcctaaccaaaataaagaacaaaaacccctctctatggccagggcgttacagaatTCACATGGTTGACATGTTTACATGCCCAACACAATGGCCATTCAACATGTTCTCTCATTTATTATCTGCCTTTCAAGATGATTTTATCATGATGCTTCATTTTCCCTCTGAGATTGCTCTTTGATTTCATACCAGCAACTATAAATCACTGACCAGTTTTCCTCTTCTCATATACAGTGCACAGCTTCCAAGAAGTACTGCTGGTATTTTGAAGGAGGCTACCCGATCTATTTCATGTAAGTATACTGTTCATACACATGGGTAACATAATTCATCTGGACAAAGACACAATTACATTGCAGCATACTGTATATTAATTGTTAATAGTAAGACATTTAATATTTTACAAGACATATTTATTCGTTTTCAACCTTCTGCCATTCAGATTAAACTGTTTGTGAATTTAAAGAGTGCAGTCTATTGATTCCCTCTGGCTTGTTTAAAGGCCGGGTGGAGTTTGGTTAAAGAAAATGGTCCCTGGATGTGGATGAATACAGAGAAATCACCCAGGTTGGTAACGTTATTATGAGTCAATACCAGCCTTTGACTCACTCCACTATCATAGCAGACTCATTTTGGCAGTCATTCAAAAAGCATGCTGTCGAAGCGGCGAGGGGAAATAATGAGTAAGCTGTagcttttgcaaatccaatcatcAAATCCAACACAGCATCTAGTCTCGAGGACCTGACCCTAGGCATCACAGTAATTAGGGTCTGGTTTCTATGATGGACTCTTTTGGCATAGAATAACTACGTCACTGCCTACATTGATAAGGTGAAAAAAATCTGGGGACTCCCAACAAATCACGAGGCAGACATGCCAGAATGTCGGGATTCAAAACCAAAGTTTGCAGGCAAAACCTTTGCAGTGGTTTTAGTTAAGGTAGTTGATGCAAACTAGCCACTTGCGAAATGCACTCATTAAAAATAACCTCTGTCATCTCCATCTTGCTAGCtactatttagtattttattcaaGTTGAAAGGTAGTGACGTAGGCTGTGACGTAGTTCCTCTATGCCTAAA encodes:
- the LOC106569211 gene encoding biliverdin reductase A — encoded protein: MFGSVVVGVGTAGFVRIRDMLAPLPSSAAEKLSVKGFISRRTLEEQQGVKQITVEDALRRDDIKVAFVCTENAAHEENIRTFLEAGKHVCVEYPMAMTHKTAVDLWDLAQEKGVVLHEEHIELLTADFKQLKKDIAGKKLKEGSLHFTGGPLKPGFGFPAFSGIARLTWLVDLFGELSVTAASMEEDQENKYMKMTTQLMTKEQKPLTWIEERGPGLPRVKNINFCFDSCTMTQLPPAAREPVGLFMQDLVLFSQKLLGQVPRDQLHAERHRVLHCLELADRIQQLSQQGQGSAQDA